In the Streptomyces formicae genome, one interval contains:
- the speB gene encoding agmatinase, protein MSSNETPRGPVDSSRIPRYAGPATYARLPRLDEVGGKTDVAVVGVPFDTGVSYRPGARFGGNAIREASRLLRPYNPAQDASPFALAQVADAGDIAANPFNINEAVETIEAAADDLLGSGARMMTLGGDHTIALPLLRSVAKKHGPVALLHFDAHLDTWDTYFGAEYTHGTPFRRAVEEGILDTEALSHVGTRGPLYGKKDLTDDEKMGFGIVTSADIYRRGADEVADQLRQRIGDRPLYISIDIDCLDPAHAPGTGTPEAGGMTSRELLEILRGLASCNLVSADVVEVAPAYDHAEITAVAASHTAYELTTIMSRQIAEARGAEGAR, encoded by the coding sequence ATGAGCAGCAACGAGACCCCTCGCGGCCCCGTCGACTCCTCCCGCATCCCGAGGTACGCGGGCCCGGCGACGTACGCCCGCCTGCCCCGCCTCGACGAGGTCGGCGGCAAGACGGACGTCGCCGTGGTCGGCGTGCCCTTCGACACCGGTGTCTCCTACCGCCCCGGCGCCCGCTTCGGCGGCAACGCGATCCGCGAGGCGTCCCGCCTCCTGCGCCCCTACAACCCGGCGCAGGACGCCTCGCCGTTCGCGCTCGCGCAGGTCGCGGACGCGGGCGACATCGCCGCCAACCCGTTCAACATCAACGAGGCGGTGGAGACCATCGAGGCCGCCGCCGACGACCTGCTCGGCTCGGGCGCGCGCATGATGACGCTCGGCGGCGACCACACCATCGCCCTGCCGCTGCTCCGCTCCGTCGCCAAGAAGCACGGCCCGGTCGCGCTGCTCCACTTCGACGCCCACCTGGACACCTGGGACACCTACTTCGGCGCCGAGTACACGCACGGCACGCCGTTCCGCCGGGCCGTCGAGGAGGGCATCCTCGACACCGAGGCCCTCTCCCACGTGGGCACGCGCGGCCCGCTGTACGGCAAGAAGGACCTCACCGACGACGAGAAGATGGGCTTCGGCATCGTCACGTCGGCGGACATCTACCGCCGCGGCGCCGACGAGGTCGCCGACCAGCTGCGCCAGCGCATCGGCGACCGTCCGCTGTACATCTCCATCGACATCGACTGCCTCGACCCGGCGCACGCGCCCGGCACCGGCACCCCCGAGGCGGGCGGCATGACCTCCCGCGAGCTCCTGGAGATCCTGCGCGGCCTGGCGTCCTGCAACCTCGTCTCGGCCGACGTCGTCGAGGTGGCCCCGGCGTACGACCACGCGGAGATCACCGCCGTCGCCGCGTCCCACACCGCGTACGAGCTGACGACGATCATGTCCCGCCAGAT